Proteins encoded in a region of the Chryseobacterium piperi genome:
- a CDS encoding NAD(P)H-dependent oxidoreductase, whose protein sequence is METQNVLVINGHPDKISFNEEIAQTYLKEMEKLGIKATYMPIRDLNFDPNLKYGYRLRSELEPDLIKAIDLIKKSTHVVWIHPLWWFGLPALMKGFIDRTFLPSIAFNYTSEGELQQLLAGKSARIISTGDGDAETYEKVYHNSGIVQLKTGILEFTGFDPILVKYIAPIMDKTPEELSAYLNEVKTAVQEDFNMITKKAETTVS, encoded by the coding sequence ATGGAAACACAAAATGTATTAGTAATTAACGGACACCCGGACAAAATCAGTTTTAACGAGGAAATTGCTCAGACTTACCTTAAAGAAATGGAGAAGCTTGGAATTAAAGCGACTTACATGCCGATAAGAGATCTGAATTTCGATCCCAACTTAAAATATGGCTATAGATTAAGAAGTGAACTGGAACCAGATTTAATAAAGGCTATTGATCTTATTAAAAAGAGTACTCACGTGGTTTGGATTCACCCATTATGGTGGTTCGGACTTCCTGCATTGATGAAAGGCTTTATAGACCGTACTTTCTTACCAAGTATTGCTTTCAACTATACTAGTGAGGGAGAATTACAACAATTATTAGCCGGGAAATCTGCGAGAATTATCAGCACAGGTGACGGAGACGCAGAAACATATGAAAAAGTATATCATAATTCAGGGATAGTACAATTAAAAACAGGGATTTTAGAATTCACTGGCTTTGATCCTATTTTGGTTAAATATATCGCTCCAATTATGGATAAAACTCCTGAAGAGCTAAGCGCTTACCTTAATGAGGTAAAAACGGCTGTTCAAGAAGATTTTAATATGATCACCAAAAAAGCAGAAACTACAGTTTCTTAA
- a CDS encoding META domain-containing protein, whose amino-acid sequence MPEKNHALQREWMLVSFGNFSKDLMVKNKARINLNSKIEDGKIRGGAFMGCNKMFFTAQFKNNGRIKISGLGSTMMACQDMKLEAAFGRSFERITKYSVEGHFLTLSDDKGMVMKFVASDWD is encoded by the coding sequence GTGCCGGAAAAAAATCATGCACTTCAAAGAGAGTGGATGCTTGTTTCTTTTGGGAATTTCAGTAAAGATCTGATGGTTAAGAATAAAGCCCGTATTAATCTGAATTCTAAAATAGAAGACGGTAAAATTCGTGGCGGGGCTTTTATGGGGTGTAATAAAATGTTTTTTACAGCCCAATTTAAAAATAACGGAAGGATAAAAATTTCTGGATTAGGAAGTACGATGATGGCTTGCCAGGATATGAAGTTAGAAGCTGCATTTGGGCGAAGCTTTGAGAGAATTACTAAATATTCAGTAGAAGGACACTTTCTTACTTTGTCAGATGACAAAGGAATGGTTATGAAGTTTGTAGCTTCTGACTGGGATTGA
- a CDS encoding cation:proton antiporter, protein MELYYSFSVLIVLASIFAYLNYRFLKLPSTIGIMVIAIVVSIFLVLFGESVLPRTFGHLHKLMNSIDFTEVLMGAMLNFLLFAGGIHINIIDLKEQFRPVLIFSTAGVVISTFIVGFGMFYLLPMVGVKLPFIYCLVFGALISPTDPVAVLSVLKQAKVSKSLETKVAGESLFNDGVAVVVFTVVLQLAIGKEVDLGVENIFLLLLKEAGGGLLLGVLLGWITSRLMREVDDYIISVLVTLSVVMGGYLIAKQLHISGPLTMVAAGLFMGNFNVRFKMKSVTQDYLIKFWELIDEILNAVLFLFIGFELLMIKDLNHFIVPGIIAIVVVLIARFVSIWGPSKFMSFRTRFSPQTIKVLFWGGIRGGVSIALAMSIPKSEYSNLILSITYCVVVFSIIVQGLTIAKVANPKKIAKEEEEKESIALD, encoded by the coding sequence GTGGAATTATATTATTCATTTTCAGTATTAATCGTTTTAGCATCTATATTCGCATACCTGAACTACAGGTTTCTTAAGCTTCCCAGTACTATTGGGATTATGGTAATTGCCATTGTGGTTTCTATTTTTCTGGTTTTATTCGGAGAATCTGTATTGCCAAGAACTTTCGGACATCTTCATAAATTAATGAACAGCATTGATTTTACAGAAGTTTTGATGGGCGCAATGCTTAATTTTCTTTTGTTTGCCGGAGGAATTCATATTAACATTATTGATCTCAAAGAACAATTTCGACCCGTTCTTATTTTTTCTACAGCAGGAGTGGTGATCTCGACATTTATCGTTGGTTTCGGAATGTTTTATCTGCTTCCCATGGTAGGGGTTAAACTTCCGTTTATCTATTGTCTTGTTTTTGGAGCCTTGATTTCTCCTACTGATCCAGTAGCGGTACTAAGTGTCCTTAAGCAGGCAAAGGTGTCCAAATCATTGGAGACGAAAGTGGCGGGAGAATCTCTTTTTAATGACGGGGTAGCAGTTGTAGTGTTTACTGTTGTACTTCAGCTTGCTATTGGAAAAGAAGTAGATCTGGGAGTTGAGAATATTTTTCTGCTACTTCTTAAAGAAGCAGGGGGAGGATTATTGCTAGGGGTTTTACTGGGATGGATCACTTCCAGGTTGATGCGTGAGGTGGATGATTATATTATCTCTGTCCTGGTTACACTTTCTGTGGTAATGGGAGGATATCTGATCGCTAAACAGCTGCATATTTCAGGACCTCTTACCATGGTGGCCGCCGGTTTATTTATGGGAAACTTCAATGTAAGGTTCAAAATGAAATCCGTTACTCAGGATTACCTTATCAAATTCTGGGAATTAATCGATGAGATTTTGAATGCTGTACTGTTTTTATTTATCGGATTTGAATTACTAATGATTAAGGACCTGAATCATTTTATTGTTCCAGGGATTATTGCTATAGTTGTTGTTTTGATTGCAAGGTTTGTTTCAATATGGGGGCCTTCAAAATTTATGTCGTTCAGAACCAGATTCAGTCCACAGACGATAAAGGTACTTTTCTGGGGTGGTATACGAGGCGGGGTTTCCATTGCCTTGGCAATGTCTATTCCTAAAAGCGAGTATAGTAATCTTATTTTAAGTATCACTTACTGTGTCGTTGTATTTTCAATTATAGTTCAAGGACTTACTATTGCAAAAGTGGCCAATCCTAAGAAGATTGCAAAAGAAGAAGAAGAGAAGGAAAGTATTGCTTTAGATTAA
- a CDS encoding IS1182 family transposase, whose translation MLSTSKVVFKDYTPKENLLFPPNLSELIDERHPVKIVSNIIDGLDIKSLIKTYKPGGTSCYHPKMLLKVLIYGYLSNIYSSRKMEQALKENIHFMWLSAMSRPDHNTLNRFRSERLKGEIKAIFTQIVLLLEKEGLVSLKTTFVDGTKIEANANRYTFVWGRAVKKHKERIAEQLEELWNYAETVAKDELENTESIDFKEVDSEKVTQTIEKINEVLKDKKVASKVRQKLNYAKKNWADNLEKYKKQQELLEDRNYYSKTDTDATFMRMKEDHMRNGQLKPAYNLQISTHRQFILHYSIHPNPTDTKTLATHLLGFEESYHKAPKELVADAGYGSEENYNLLKSKKIKAYVKYNYFRKDQKSGQITTSQNNPKLAKIREKVFKLLNTSKGIKLRKQRSHDVEPVFAELKHNKNFKRFMLRGKNKVEVEIGILAIAHNLKKMSKAA comes from the coding sequence GTGTTAAGTACGTCAAAAGTAGTCTTTAAAGATTACACCCCCAAAGAAAATCTGCTTTTTCCTCCCAATTTATCGGAGTTGATTGATGAGCGACATCCTGTGAAAATTGTTTCAAACATTATTGATGGCTTGGATATCAAAAGCTTAATTAAAACCTACAAACCTGGCGGAACATCTTGCTACCACCCGAAAATGCTTTTGAAAGTTTTGATTTATGGCTATTTAAGCAATATCTATTCAAGCCGCAAAATGGAGCAGGCCTTGAAAGAAAACATCCATTTTATGTGGCTCTCTGCAATGAGCCGTCCCGATCATAACACCTTAAACAGGTTCCGTAGTGAACGATTGAAAGGTGAGATTAAAGCTATTTTCACACAAATTGTTCTTCTTTTGGAAAAGGAAGGTTTGGTAAGTCTGAAAACCACTTTTGTAGATGGCACCAAGATAGAAGCCAATGCCAATCGCTATACTTTTGTTTGGGGAAGAGCTGTCAAAAAACACAAAGAAAGGATTGCAGAGCAATTAGAAGAGCTTTGGAACTATGCAGAAACAGTTGCCAAAGACGAGCTTGAAAATACAGAAAGTATTGATTTTAAAGAAGTAGATTCTGAAAAAGTAACTCAAACCATCGAAAAGATCAATGAAGTTTTGAAAGATAAAAAAGTAGCTTCAAAAGTTCGTCAGAAACTGAATTATGCTAAGAAAAACTGGGCAGATAATTTAGAGAAATATAAAAAACAGCAAGAATTATTAGAAGATAGAAATTACTATTCCAAAACCGATACAGACGCTACTTTTATGCGAATGAAGGAGGATCATATGCGAAACGGACAACTAAAACCCGCTTACAATCTACAAATTTCTACCCATAGACAATTCATTTTACATTATTCAATTCATCCCAACCCAACAGACACCAAAACATTAGCGACTCATTTACTGGGTTTTGAAGAAAGCTATCATAAAGCTCCCAAAGAGCTTGTTGCTGATGCTGGTTATGGCTCAGAAGAAAATTACAACTTGTTAAAATCTAAGAAAATAAAAGCTTATGTTAAATATAATTACTTCAGAAAAGATCAGAAATCGGGACAAATAACCACTTCACAAAACAATCCTAAATTGGCAAAAATCAGAGAAAAGGTTTTCAAACTTCTTAATACCAGCAAGGGCATCAAACTCAGAAAACAAAGATCCCATGATGTTGAACCTGTTTTTGCAGAGCTCAAACACAACAAAAATTTTAAACGATTCATGCTTCGGGGAAAAAATAAAGTCGAGGTAGAAATCGGCATACTCGCAATTGCCCACAATCTAAAGAAAATGTCAAAAGCAGCCTAA
- a CDS encoding helix-turn-helix domain-containing protein: MESFMIEHQEFESPEELSDTIKCFWYNIRRSDSKEELSGFEVVPDGYAEIIFYFGSDCSISCDGNMQVLPSPFMIGLLNHPVLFYMKDRLDIIGIRCFPWAVFDLLGLPSNKKGVRIVEHPIVELQSILNTFVQEGKIEEALTCIKEYFLNARSQVAIDTMLYKAGAAMREAGGTVPVSRIADAAHATIRTLERKFKHSSGYSVKDVSGLMRFERVRNQLWLYPDSNIASLAYDLGYTDQSHLSKEFKRYSGTSPAAFARKAMKRKESINQDFITFIQNRK; this comes from the coding sequence ATGGAATCTTTTATGATCGAGCATCAAGAATTTGAATCACCTGAAGAGCTCAGTGACACGATCAAGTGTTTTTGGTATAATATCAGAAGGTCAGATTCTAAAGAAGAGCTATCCGGCTTTGAGGTAGTTCCGGATGGCTATGCGGAAATTATTTTTTATTTCGGAAGCGATTGTAGTATTTCTTGTGACGGGAATATGCAGGTCTTGCCATCTCCGTTTATGATCGGGCTTCTCAATCATCCTGTTCTTTTTTACATGAAAGATCGACTGGATATTATTGGAATCCGGTGCTTTCCGTGGGCAGTTTTTGATTTGCTTGGACTACCATCCAATAAAAAAGGAGTGCGTATAGTTGAGCATCCTATAGTTGAGTTACAGTCCATTCTCAATACTTTCGTTCAGGAAGGAAAAATAGAAGAAGCATTGACTTGTATAAAAGAATATTTTCTAAATGCAAGATCGCAGGTTGCTATAGATACTATGCTTTATAAAGCAGGAGCTGCGATGAGGGAAGCCGGCGGAACGGTACCCGTGAGCCGTATAGCAGACGCTGCCCATGCTACGATTCGTACACTGGAAAGAAAGTTTAAACATTCTTCGGGATATTCTGTGAAAGATGTGTCAGGACTGATGCGCTTTGAGCGGGTTCGTAATCAGCTATGGCTTTATCCGGATTCTAATATTGCAAGTCTGGCTTATGATCTCGGGTATACGGATCAATCTCATTTAAGCAAAGAATTCAAACGATACAGTGGGACGTCTCCTGCAGCTTTTGCCAGAAAAGCAATGAAAAGAAAAGAATCTATAAATCAGGATTTTATTACATTCATTCAAAATAGAAAATAA
- a CDS encoding DUF4919 domain-containing protein translates to MRYYFFLPFLFLSIFGFSQKSKIDFKSIEKNLKDSQSPYNYDRLIFKYKGIPKSLDSIEAQHLYYGRNFEVGKVSTSDEGFKNLAESFKDNNFDECIKIGKELYGQDPTNLDVLLILLRAYDYKKDAGNFTHHLAQLRLLADVIKNSGDGKSEKTPFVVNSVGDEYIFLNILNLGEGYTKSSKTVKDGIIDIWEKDNSKIYIKVLYLDF, encoded by the coding sequence ATGAGGTATTACTTTTTCCTTCCGTTTCTTTTTCTTTCAATTTTTGGCTTTAGTCAAAAATCAAAAATTGATTTTAAAAGTATAGAAAAAAACCTTAAAGATTCTCAATCTCCATATAATTACGACCGGTTGATTTTCAAATATAAAGGAATTCCTAAATCACTGGATAGTATTGAGGCACAGCATCTTTATTATGGGAGAAACTTTGAAGTAGGTAAGGTTTCTACCTCTGATGAGGGTTTTAAAAACCTGGCAGAATCATTTAAAGATAATAATTTTGATGAGTGTATAAAGATTGGAAAAGAACTATATGGACAAGATCCAACCAATTTGGATGTTCTGTTGATTTTACTACGCGCTTATGATTATAAAAAGGATGCCGGGAATTTTACGCATCATTTGGCGCAGCTTCGATTGCTCGCAGATGTTATTAAAAATTCCGGAGATGGTAAATCTGAGAAAACACCCTTCGTTGTCAATTCCGTAGGGGATGAATATATTTTTCTTAACATCCTGAACCTGGGAGAAGGGTATACAAAAAGTTCAAAGACAGTAAAAGACGGAATTATCGATATATGGGAAAAAGATAACAGTAAAATATATATCAAAGTCCTTTATTTGGACTTTTAA
- the hflX gene encoding GTPase HflX, protein MLEKKEHNYEKAVLVGVITQNQDEEKLVEYMDELEFLAFTAGATVQKRFTQKLTQPDSKTFIGSGKALEIKEYVKENEIGTVIFDDELSPSQLKNLEKEMEVKILDRTNLILDIFAQRAQTSYARTQVELAQYQYLLPRLTRMWTHLERQKGGIGMRGPGETEIETDRRIIRDRISLLKDKLKTIDKQMATQRNNRGKVVRAALVGYTNVGKSTLMNALSKSEVFAENKLFATLDTTVRKVVIGNLPFLLTDTVGFIRKLPTQLVESFKSTLDEVREADLLIHVVDISHESFEDHIESVNHILMEIDAHQKPMIMVFNKIDDFSYERKDEDDLTPTTRKNVSLDEWKKTWMAKSKYPTVFISALTKENFPEMKRLIYDEVMKIHISRFPYNDFLFEYFDNDEEEANSNL, encoded by the coding sequence ATGCTAGAAAAGAAAGAACATAATTACGAGAAAGCTGTTTTGGTGGGTGTTATTACCCAAAACCAGGATGAAGAAAAGTTGGTGGAATATATGGATGAACTGGAGTTTTTGGCTTTCACGGCAGGTGCAACTGTACAAAAACGCTTTACTCAAAAACTAACCCAACCTGATTCTAAAACGTTTATCGGAAGCGGAAAAGCACTAGAAATAAAAGAATACGTAAAGGAAAATGAGATAGGAACTGTAATTTTTGATGATGAACTTTCGCCTTCCCAGCTTAAGAACCTGGAGAAAGAGATGGAAGTTAAAATATTAGACCGTACCAATCTTATCCTTGATATTTTTGCTCAGAGAGCTCAGACTTCTTATGCAAGAACTCAAGTAGAATTAGCTCAATATCAATATCTTTTGCCTCGATTAACAAGAATGTGGACTCACCTTGAGCGTCAGAAAGGGGGAATCGGTATGAGAGGACCGGGGGAAACAGAAATTGAAACTGACCGTCGTATTATCCGTGATAGGATTTCATTACTGAAAGATAAGCTGAAGACCATTGATAAACAAATGGCTACCCAGCGTAACAATAGAGGAAAGGTAGTTCGTGCAGCTCTGGTAGGATATACCAATGTTGGGAAATCTACTCTGATGAACGCGCTTTCCAAGTCTGAAGTTTTTGCCGAAAATAAGCTGTTTGCAACGTTAGATACTACTGTCAGAAAAGTGGTTATCGGAAACTTGCCATTTTTACTCACTGATACAGTCGGGTTCATAAGAAAATTACCCACTCAATTGGTAGAATCATTTAAGTCTACTTTGGATGAGGTTCGTGAAGCAGACTTGCTTATTCATGTGGTAGATATCTCTCACGAAAGTTTTGAAGATCACATTGAATCTGTTAATCACATCCTAATGGAAATTGACGCTCATCAGAAGCCGATGATTATGGTCTTCAATAAAATTGATGATTTCAGCTATGAAAGAAAAGATGAAGATGATTTAACTCCTACAACGAGAAAAAATGTTTCTCTTGATGAATGGAAAAAAACATGGATGGCGAAATCAAAATACCCTACGGTATTCATCTCTGCATTGACTAAAGAAAATTTCCCGGAAATGAAAAGGCTGATCTATGATGAGGTCATGAAAATTCATATTTCAAGGTTCCCTTATAATGATTTTCTTTTCGAATATTTCGATAATGATGAGGAAGAAGCAAATAGCAACTTATGA
- a CDS encoding MsnO8 family LLM class oxidoreductase: MNDQKEKNSEQNPIPLKNDKTMKLSILDQSAIVTGQHPKETLANNIELAQWAEELGYESILFSEHHGVPAYASSSPEILAAIVLGQTKKIKVGTGGIMLRNYPAYKVAEITKLLASVFPGRFVLGLGKAPGGLKMSTLALNDNKLPTISTISQKIKDIVAYLSEDTTITQDRYDDLIAQPQHLDTQPEVWWLGSGNNSAREASKNGLGYSYSHFLVDEKENASVNLYKNEFVPSVISQAPRLQIALSVSVAEDYDTAKRNAYSMAYQILEARRGLAPSPLIHPDEVEQKIQDSEDNDDFQQVMNNILIATPETIGRQLSEITTFYAADNFIVMSNIYDKESRFKNFELLIKNIQ; encoded by the coding sequence ATGAATGATCAAAAAGAAAAGAATTCAGAACAAAACCCCATCCCTCTAAAAAATGATAAAACAATGAAACTGAGCATCCTGGATCAATCTGCAATCGTTACCGGGCAACATCCCAAGGAAACATTAGCTAATAATATCGAACTGGCTCAATGGGCAGAAGAACTAGGCTACGAAAGCATATTATTTTCTGAGCACCATGGTGTTCCCGCTTATGCCAGTTCAAGCCCTGAAATTTTAGCAGCCATTGTCCTTGGACAAACAAAAAAAATAAAAGTCGGCACAGGAGGCATTATGCTTCGTAATTACCCTGCTTATAAAGTAGCTGAAATTACAAAGCTGTTAGCTTCTGTTTTTCCGGGGCGTTTTGTACTCGGTTTAGGAAAAGCTCCCGGCGGACTTAAAATGTCAACCCTCGCACTAAACGATAACAAGCTTCCTACGATAAGCACTATTAGCCAAAAAATAAAGGATATTGTCGCCTATTTATCTGAAGATACAACTATCACACAGGATCGTTATGATGATTTAATTGCACAACCTCAACACCTTGATACACAACCGGAAGTATGGTGGCTCGGATCAGGAAACAATTCCGCAAGAGAAGCTTCAAAAAATGGATTAGGCTACTCTTATTCTCATTTCCTGGTAGATGAGAAAGAAAACGCGAGTGTCAATCTGTATAAAAATGAGTTTGTTCCCAGTGTTATTTCACAAGCCCCTCGTTTACAGATAGCTCTTTCCGTTTCAGTTGCAGAGGATTATGATACTGCAAAAAGAAATGCTTATTCTATGGCCTACCAGATTTTAGAAGCCAGAAGAGGGCTTGCGCCCTCCCCCTTAATTCATCCTGATGAAGTAGAACAAAAAATACAAGACTCTGAGGATAATGATGATTTTCAGCAAGTCATGAACAACATACTCATTGCTACACCGGAAACTATAGGTAGACAGCTTTCTGAAATTACTACATTTTACGCAGCAGATAATTTCATCGTTATGAGTAATATCTATGACAAAGAATCCCGTTTCAAAAACTTTGAACTTCTTATAAAGAATATCCAATAA
- a CDS encoding S46 family peptidase — MKRLFLLFTFLLGFAQMRADEGMWLLMLIKRLNGVDMQKEGLHLTPEEIYSVNNSSLKDAIVSFGGFCTGEIVSDKGLIFTNHHCGYGAVAAASTPEKDYLKNGFWAMKQKDEFNAKDLYVRFLVRMDDATKRINSKLNSNMTGEERSAVIEAETKAIQAENSENGKYTVVVKDFFNGNEFYYFVYQDYKDIRLVGAPPSSLGKFGGDTDNWEWPRHTADFTVFRVYADVAGNPAEYSPSNTPLKPKHFLPVSLKGIKPGDFSMILGYPGRTNRYLTSYGIQQMVNKDYPAWVEASKVAMDVMKKYMNKDKATQLNYASQYASVANYWKNRQGTIDAVEKNGTISDKQKIEAAYRQWSVQAGNSEYDGVLEDIEAYYKQVSDRNVEKNYMTQLSRNTKYISVANKLGSLLKTYAAQDMQGRLAMKPKVETAIKSIYDNFSPSLEGEMLAAMVSLYQTRVKNKDVASATILGLDAKTLSNVAYSSIFANKTSATNFLLNPDALKLDADPLWKISNGLTADQKISSEKFAKVDDFFAKNNRLFLAGLMKAMPEKKFYPDANSTMRLTYGTVDKLPIRTDRNYFGVTDNYYTDMTGLVGKYKKGDEEFDLPQRVIDLYNMKDFGQYGDASGYMPVNFLSNNDITGGNSGSPVIDGNGNLIGIAFDGNSEALSGDIVFEQEWQKTINVDIRFVLWTIDKYAGARRLIDELQLVRSENTPADTKTRPAKAEHVKPTKKKK, encoded by the coding sequence ATGAAAAGACTATTTCTACTATTCACTTTTTTATTGGGCTTTGCCCAGATGAGAGCGGATGAGGGGATGTGGCTGTTGATGCTCATCAAAAGACTAAACGGTGTTGACATGCAAAAAGAAGGTTTACATCTGACTCCGGAGGAAATTTATTCCGTTAACAATTCGAGTTTAAAAGATGCTATCGTTAGCTTCGGTGGCTTCTGTACAGGAGAAATTGTTTCTGATAAAGGACTTATCTTCACAAACCATCACTGTGGCTACGGCGCTGTTGCTGCAGCTTCTACTCCAGAAAAAGACTATTTAAAAAATGGTTTCTGGGCGATGAAGCAGAAAGATGAATTCAACGCAAAAGACTTGTATGTAAGGTTTTTAGTTAGAATGGATGATGCTACGAAAAGAATCAATTCTAAACTGAATAGCAATATGACCGGTGAGGAGAGAAGTGCTGTGATCGAGGCTGAAACTAAAGCAATCCAGGCTGAAAACTCTGAAAATGGCAAATATACTGTAGTGGTTAAAGATTTCTTTAACGGAAACGAATTTTATTATTTCGTATATCAAGATTACAAAGATATCAGATTAGTAGGAGCACCTCCTTCATCATTAGGTAAATTCGGTGGCGATACAGATAACTGGGAATGGCCAAGACATACTGCAGATTTTACTGTGTTCAGAGTATATGCTGATGTAGCTGGAAATCCTGCAGAATATTCACCAAGCAATACTCCTTTGAAGCCTAAGCATTTCTTACCGGTTTCTCTTAAGGGAATTAAGCCGGGGGACTTTTCTATGATTTTAGGATATCCGGGAAGAACCAATCGCTACTTAACATCTTATGGTATCCAGCAAATGGTTAATAAAGATTATCCGGCTTGGGTTGAGGCTTCTAAAGTAGCCATGGATGTTATGAAGAAATACATGAACAAAGATAAAGCAACCCAGCTTAACTATGCTTCTCAGTATGCCTCCGTAGCTAACTACTGGAAAAACAGACAGGGAACCATTGATGCGGTAGAAAAAAACGGAACGATCTCTGATAAGCAGAAAATTGAAGCAGCTTACAGACAATGGTCCGTACAGGCTGGAAACTCTGAATACGATGGTGTATTAGAGGATATTGAAGCTTATTACAAGCAGGTTTCTGACAGAAATGTAGAAAAAAACTATATGACTCAGCTTTCAAGAAACACAAAATATATCAGTGTAGCTAACAAGTTGGGATCTTTACTGAAGACTTATGCAGCTCAGGATATGCAGGGAAGACTTGCTATGAAACCAAAAGTAGAAACAGCAATTAAATCTATTTATGATAATTTCAGCCCTTCTTTGGAAGGAGAGATGCTAGCTGCAATGGTTAGCCTTTATCAAACAAGAGTAAAAAATAAAGATGTGGCTTCTGCAACTATTTTAGGATTGGATGCTAAAACATTATCCAATGTGGCCTACTCTTCTATTTTTGCTAACAAGACATCAGCAACTAATTTCCTTTTAAATCCTGATGCATTGAAGCTTGATGCTGATCCACTTTGGAAAATATCTAATGGCCTTACTGCAGACCAAAAAATATCTTCTGAGAAATTTGCTAAAGTTGATGATTTTTTTGCTAAAAATAACCGTCTATTCTTGGCTGGTTTAATGAAGGCAATGCCAGAGAAAAAGTTTTATCCGGATGCTAACTCTACCATGAGATTGACTTATGGAACTGTAGATAAATTACCAATCAGAACAGACAGAAACTATTTCGGTGTTACTGATAATTATTATACAGACATGACTGGTCTTGTTGGTAAGTACAAAAAAGGAGACGAAGAATTCGACCTTCCTCAAAGAGTGATTGACCTTTATAATATGAAAGACTTTGGTCAATATGGTGATGCTTCAGGCTATATGCCGGTAAACTTCCTTTCTAACAATGATATTACTGGAGGAAATTCAGGATCTCCTGTTATTGACGGAAACGGAAACCTTATCGGGATTGCATTTGATGGAAACAGTGAAGCATTAAGTGGAGATATTGTATTTGAACAAGAATGGCAAAAAACAATTAATGTTGATATCCGTTTTGTTCTGTGGACAATTGACAAATATGCTGGTGCCAGAAGACTAATTGATGAATTACAATTGGTAAGAAGTGAAAATACTCCTGCTGATACCAAAACACGTCCAGCGAAGGCTGAACATGTAAAACCAACTAAAAAGAAGAAGTAA